One genomic window of Acidobacteriota bacterium includes the following:
- a CDS encoding prephenate dehydrogenase, with the protein MEIGIVGFGRFGRFAAEILGRDFPVAVFDRKTLSGQGGVRFATLREVARKPCLLLCVPISQMERICSRLGPLLTPGQLVMDTCSVKEEPLRLMLDLFPESVEVLGTHPLFGPETGRHGIAGLEVVLCPGRGNRTGKVEQYLKNLGLKVTVTTAIEHDRAMARTQALFHFLALGFSRMHVDPDTLSTPGPAQLFRAFEDVRGDSRQLFRDLQQMNRFAPGQRKKLIDSLTALDRSLSKTKG; encoded by the coding sequence GTGGAAATCGGCATCGTCGGCTTTGGAAGGTTCGGTCGGTTCGCAGCGGAGATTCTCGGGAGGGATTTCCCGGTTGCCGTCTTTGACCGCAAGACTCTCTCCGGACAAGGCGGCGTTCGGTTCGCCACTCTAAGAGAGGTGGCCCGCAAGCCCTGCCTGCTGCTTTGCGTTCCCATCTCCCAAATGGAGCGGATATGCAGCCGCCTGGGGCCCCTGCTGACCCCCGGTCAACTGGTCATGGATACCTGCTCCGTCAAGGAAGAGCCGCTCAGGCTCATGTTGGACCTCTTCCCCGAGTCGGTTGAAGTCCTGGGAACCCATCCCCTCTTCGGTCCGGAAACGGGCCGTCACGGGATCGCCGGATTGGAAGTGGTTCTCTGCCCCGGCAGGGGCAACCGGACCGGGAAAGTCGAACAGTACCTGAAGAATCTGGGATTGAAGGTGACCGTGACCACCGCAATCGAGCATGACCGAGCCATGGCCAGGACCCAGGCCCTGTTCCACTTCCTGGCTCTAGGGTTTTCCCGGATGCACGTGGACCCCGACACCTTGTCCACGCCCGGCCCCGCCCAACTGTTCCGGGCCTTTGAGGATGTTCGGGGCGATTCCAGGCAGCTGTTTCGCGACCTGCAGCAAATGAACCGCTTTGCCCCCGGCCAGAGGAAAAAGCTCATCGACAGCCTGACTGCATTGGACAGGAGCCTGTCCAAGACGAAGGGCTGA
- a CDS encoding M24 family metallopeptidase, which translates to MTMDLQEVQAQLKARKLDGWLLYDFQGLNPIARKLLGLQDAMLTRRWFCWIPAQGPMTFLCHSIERQGFEQQPAPSVLFSSWEEMQAGLERLLQGSSRVAMEYSPQCFIPYVSRVDAGTLELVRSLGKTVVSSADLVQYFEARWSREQLQTHLEASRLLMDVLFETFNQVGEATGNRRHLTEYELQQSMCQRYRERGLESSSPPIVAVNRNSGNPHYEPSSEGSAPIRPGDLLLIDFWAKLSRPQAVYADYTWVAFLGESIPDRIVRVWDVVREARDRTLEFVRSKTSRRTAVRGWEVDGVARQVISRAGFGQYFIHRTGHSIGESDHGNGANMDGLETRDERLLIPHTCFSIEPGIYLPDFGIRSELNVYLGEEELLVTGDPIQQEIRRI; encoded by the coding sequence ATGACCATGGATCTCCAGGAAGTTCAAGCGCAATTAAAGGCCAGGAAGCTGGATGGATGGCTGCTATATGACTTTCAGGGCCTCAATCCGATTGCCCGCAAGCTGCTCGGTCTGCAGGACGCCATGCTGACCCGGCGCTGGTTCTGTTGGATCCCCGCCCAGGGCCCCATGACCTTCCTTTGTCACAGCATCGAGCGCCAGGGTTTCGAGCAACAGCCAGCGCCCTCGGTTCTCTTCAGCAGTTGGGAGGAGATGCAGGCGGGTCTGGAGCGCCTGCTACAGGGGAGCAGTCGGGTGGCCATGGAGTATTCTCCCCAATGCTTCATCCCCTATGTTTCCAGAGTGGATGCCGGCACGTTGGAGCTGGTGCGCAGCCTCGGCAAGACGGTGGTTTCCTCGGCCGACCTGGTTCAATACTTCGAGGCGCGCTGGAGCCGTGAACAGCTCCAGACCCACCTCGAGGCCAGCCGTCTCCTGATGGACGTCCTGTTCGAGACCTTCAATCAGGTGGGGGAGGCCACCGGGAACCGTCGCCATCTCACCGAGTACGAGTTGCAGCAGAGCATGTGCCAAAGGTATCGGGAACGGGGCCTGGAATCCTCCTCTCCTCCCATAGTGGCCGTCAACCGGAACAGCGGGAACCCCCACTATGAACCCTCCTCGGAAGGCTCGGCGCCCATCCGGCCGGGCGACCTGCTGCTCATCGATTTCTGGGCCAAGCTCTCCAGGCCGCAGGCCGTCTACGCCGACTACACCTGGGTCGCCTTCCTGGGAGAATCGATCCCCGACAGAATCGTCCGGGTCTGGGACGTGGTCCGGGAGGCACGGGATCGCACCCTGGAGTTCGTGCGCTCCAAGACCAGCCGACGGACTGCCGTACGGGGATGGGAGGTGGATGGCGTGGCTCGCCAGGTGATCTCGCGGGCCGGGTTCGGCCAGTATTTCATCCACCGGACCGGCCACAGCATCGGGGAGTCGGACCACGGCAACGGAGCCAACATGGATGGATTGGAAACCAGGGACGAACGGCTCTTGATTCCACACACCTGCTTTTCCATAGAGCCGGGAATCTACTTGCCGGATTTCGGCATCCGCAGCGAGTTGAATGTTTACCTGGGTGAGGAGGAGCTGCTGGTCACCGGGGATCCCATCCAGCAGGAGATACGAAGGATCTGA